From the Trifolium pratense cultivar HEN17-A07 linkage group LG4, ARS_RC_1.1, whole genome shotgun sequence genome, the window ccaaaaaaatatattactataAGGACTATATTTGtattcatatattaacacaaagacaattttttttttaatttatacgacgttctatatttttttattttgaggatattgatgtgaaaattaactaatataagatatattcagATAACCTttttagggtatttttgtttcatatttattttcatatggATATTATGacattaatttaacttttttttgtttgtttgggggactcttttttttttttttaagtttacacacaagtctatattttttttttgtcttagatgaagtgataatccactgaaattaaactcacgtataattgtgagatcccggATTCGAACCTGGGTCACGACGTCCAGCgtaacaatttcggcattttgtcagttgagctaggacttatgaGATCAGCAGtctatatttttatgtataagagaaatgatttatttttttgtaatttataagagacctccttttttttttttgtgatttacacaggaactatatttatatattaatacaggatcatattttatttaacttttgacaaatacgggatccttctttcttttttcttttttttttttaagttataacttttcattctttttatttgagaattatgaaaattttaatattaaaatgttaaatttttgtctcattttacccgtgcttggcacgggtccggatactagtatatatataatatcacATCTAGAgcacttaattttttataatagtatatcTTAATAATTATAAGAGTAACAATTAATTATCTGATCTATATTATTGACCaagtatattaattattcaatgaaagGAGTACATTAACAATTAgacaaacatataataatttttaatactcGTATGATCCCAACAATGTCTCCTATTTTTATGCACATGTgcgaaaaaaaatacaaaaacaagtgagaaacaaaacaagttaataattttattgtgataaaatacaataatatttcaaaattttatgcgtttaaatatatatatatatatatatatatatatatatatatatatatatatatatatatatatatatatatatatttgtaaataGATGAAATGACGTCCGACCTAGCAATTTCAATATTTCTAGTAGTTGAGCTAAAATTTGTggacatttaaatataattattaatttgataaataataaatacataaacattattttaaaaaaagatacatGATATAATAGAGGTTTCGCCAAAATAAATACAACAATAGGGGGTTAAAATATACAACCACTTTGTAtttcaataatatataatattcaatctcGCATTACATGCATGATTTAAAGAAtcatatgtgaaaaaaaaataagagagatATTATGTCTTTATAGTTGTTGAGTTATTTGTTACTGTATTTAAATGCATAATTATAGTCATATTTACCTACTGAATGAGAAGAAGAGAATATCAATTAAGTgtgaattatttaatatttaaatttattttttaatttaaaattaataatatattaattttgtcatcttttctttaattattattcataacacttattataaaaataaataaaattattcataacacttaaatttctaaattaaaaaaaaaccttaactATGTATTTGATcacttacgtttattttagattttaatttggccctttacgtttaaaaaatatcaatttggtcctttacgttCTCATCATTTGCattagttagtcatttccgttagttttgtgaCTAACACAATTTGAACTATACACGTGTCAGTATGTCCAATGTccacgtgtctgtccacatatgcaaactgtctgccacatgtgacaaaactgacggaaaggactaactaatGAAACGGTagaaacgtaagggaccaaattgatacttgttaaacgtaagggatcaaattaaaacctaaaataaacgtaagcaaccaaatgtgtaattaaaatatatattatatatgtttattttcatataaggtACGAGTTTACGGGTTAGTTGAATGTACGTTTCGACTCCATCCAGGCTCCGGCCAAAACGAATTGATCTAAAAACTAGATTCTGAAAACGGTTACATTGTAAATAACTTGCTATTTTATCAATTCATTCCACagtttttttattggatgatTTACAAGGGTAAACTGAAACTATGTCTAATGTCTGCATCTATTTGATTCAGTAGGATTCTTCATATGATTCATTTTCACTGCTTATCATTTCCATTTCCTTGTATTGGCCTTTTCCAAGTTGTTTCTAACTTTCCAAGAAAAAACTTGTATGATTCTTTGCTGGCACTACTTCAAATCATTGGTAAAATCTTTTCTATAAACACAGAGAATATTGTGGCAACTAAGAGAAAGATTGACACTTGAAAAGGCAAGATAACACTTGAAGAAGAACTGTCTTGCTGAACCCTCTCATAAGGAAATCCAATTGATGGTGATGGCGGCGGCGGCGGCGGAGGAAATGCACCATTTGGTTTTGTAATCCTGTTGTAATGTAAAATGTTGAAAGTtagaaataaaatttagaaCCAATGTCCATTATTACAATCGATGATTCTATGTTGTGTCGTGTAAGCGTCTAAGGCGTGTCGAAGTAAAGATTTTGTTTGTTAGATAATTGTCTGAGCTATCCGACACATGTCGTACGAGTTTCATACGAGAGTCGGACATGCAGGGACACATCTAGTCCCAAGATTGTCTATGCTTCATATGTTTTGTTTGCAAGTATATCATACACGCGAGAcgataaattgaaaaaaaatggaaaactcATAATAATATTCAAGGGAGAAAGTAAATACTTGTTGCTGGTAGGACAGAAAATAATGTCATATTCATAAGCTTTGCAAGTGAAAGTGCTGGTGCCATCATCAAATGCATAGCTATAAGCTCTTGGACAAGCCTTCTTGAAAATTGTGGAATAATAGGAAGGTTGGCATGTTGTTGGATTAGCAAATTGTCCACTGCAGCAGTACTGATCTGATCCAAATGCTTCACAAGCACTCTTACAACCAATTACACTACCTTGGTATCCAATATCATCACCAACTACTTGAAGTTCTTTTGGACAACCTATACAGTTgtaatttttcaatcaaaaaaGCACTCTTGTCATTTCATCATAAGTGATTGTTAAAACATATTTGTATacttatatatgattttatttttatttggttccATGCACAAAGTATCTTTCAATTTAATCCCTATGAGCCCAATTGTTTTTAATGCATTTATGGATATAGACAGCTTTTACGGTACACAACTTAGCGTCTGTTTGGCTTTGCGTCGCGTTTGCAAAAATCACGACAATGCAGAAGCTTGATTTGTAGCTTCTTGGAAATCACGGTGGAAACATGGACGGACATGCATTTGtagtttgaaacgcaaaaacaAACAGGCACTAAGGTGTTTGGATATTGGTTGACAAATAGTCAAAAGTTGAAGCTACAGCAGCAGAAAAATGTGGCAAAGCACTCCAAGCGATCAACCTCTAGGCGCGAGACACTCGACTGTCCACAATTTATACCGTACATCATTTTTTAAGTTGTGTACCTTGCCACAATATACAAGTTCAATTGGACAAACATGTTCTACATGAAGCAAGAAATTGttgatttttctatttcattttaggACTAATTTAGAAATTGTTATTATGGTACCTAATGATAAATGAACCATGTTATAATTAATGGCCTCATTAATTTAGAACTTATACATACCTCTGTTGATATCAGTCACACAACCTGTGGCATTACAAGCACTTTTACCATATACACCTCTTGGTAGAACAAGCATTGGTAGATTATAGCCATCAACCATACTAACATCATAATAATCTTGTTGATCACCTTGACCAATTGTAATCTCAAAGAGTGAAGTAGGTGGAGCTGCACCATTCCCATCACATTCAAGCCTTCCACCACAATCACCTGTTTGACATTTCCCAATTCCTGTTGCATCAAATGTGCAACCGGTCCTCGCCCATATCCGACCCGACCATCCCGGCGCGCTTGTTAGTTTCACAGCTTGACCTGAGTCAAGCTGGAATCCGGTCGATGGTAATGCCGGTGTGCCTGCACCGGCGAGTGTCCCCGGCCATATCGTATACGGACAATTGTTGGTTATGGTGAATATGCTAGATAAAGAACAAGTTAACAAagtaaaaagaacaaaaaaggaACTTGTGAGTTTCCAAGATACAATTTTTGGCATTATCATCAATGattatagttttattatatggTAGTATCCTTGAGTTAAGATATATAGAAAGAATGGATATATAATGTTTCTCATATTTGTAATAGTGTTTATAAACTTTATATGCTATGATGAATTGCGAGTTTCtttgttattaaaaaacaataaaaatttgacTTTGCTTCGATGAAATTCTTAGCCGCAAAAACATCTTTATGGGTTTAGTGTTTCTTTTTATTGTGGATAGCCTAGCCTAACTTAGAAGCAATTCTTTGCCTTTGCTATTtcatgagaaaaatgaaaatgtacAAATAAGGAAATCTATATGAAAATCATTATCAAAGAAATCTATATGAAAGAAAATCTATGACAAGAGAATAAGGAAAAAGTTAGCAAGTTGAATAGGATAATCCTATAAAGAAGTGACCTATGATTCCTTATAGATAGAAAAATATTGACTAGGTAATAAGTTAAACTCGTTTATGCAAATATTATATGCATAATGTTTCCCTCCCTAGAACTTCAAACTACTCCCTTTGACCTCAGTGACTTTAGAACATTGACATATACCAACTATTGAACTTTAATTATATGAGGTAAAGGATAAACTTTTAAACAAGAAATTTGACCATGACTTCCTTTAATTATTATCAATTCTTCCCGTTGGGAAACTTGCTCCACCTCACAAACTTCTGGATCAAAGCTGGTAGAATTTGGTATTCATTTTTTCAGGTTAAACAACTACTTggtatactaataataataaaattgaaacttcttggcacatttttctttttaaattccATATTGTGTAGATGGTGGAAAATTCTATGCAATTATTGTGGCTTATTTTAGTAGTGGCAAAATGATTGTgctcaagtgattaataaatTTCATTATGAAAAAATTGTTAAGGAAGATCCAAACTCAATTTCgaaatgaaacaatttttaatCAGATTTTACTTACAATCTTGACTAAATTCTGAATTACTAAAACCTGCTTCACCTAGAACTCAGAGGTTAACCCCAAAAAATAAAGTTGTTTTGTAAGTTGGAGGTCACGGGCCACAACTTCAAGCAGTCCTTTTCTAGtctttttgtattattttattgattttaggTCATTTTGAAAACTTATAAATCTTAAAGTAAACTTATctaatttttatatcattttttgcAAAGGTGATTGGCATattaaaacagaaaacaaaatcTGAATATCCATATCTTTAAGACAGCTTGCATTACAT encodes:
- the LOC123923126 gene encoding pathogenesis-related thaumatin-like protein 3.5 — encoded protein: MIMPKIVSWKLTSSFFVLFTLLTCSLSSIFTITNNCPYTIWPGTLAGAGTPALPSTGFQLDSGQAVKLTSAPGWSGRIWARTGCTFDATGIGKCQTGDCGGRLECDGNGAAPPTSLFEITIGQGDQQDYYDVSMVDGYNLPMLVLPRGVYGKSACNATGCVTDINRGCPKELQVVGDDIGYQGSVIGCKSACEAFGSDQYCCSGQFANPTTCQPSYYSTIFKKACPRAYSYAFDDGTSTFTCKAYEYDIIFCPTSNKITKPNGAFPPPPPPPSPSIGFPYERVQQDSSSSSVILPFQVSIFLLVATIFSVFIEKILPMI